One window of Sinorhizobium numidicum genomic DNA carries:
- a CDS encoding lysozyme inhibitor LprI family protein, translated as MKKTERFSVMLAIFLASVAAMMVPAFSDDLYDKCIAKVSDNASFAQCGSQWVKREDDKLNATWKTVFAETSGQTRTDMLAEQRLWNAYKESACAFYANGDWGREGQVLDFLACRAGVIAARTKNLDDYGAFFKGDN; from the coding sequence ATGAAGAAAACTGAGCGATTTTCGGTCATGCTGGCCATTTTTCTGGCTTCGGTCGCGGCAATGATGGTTCCCGCATTCTCCGACGACCTCTACGATAAATGCATCGCCAAAGTCTCTGACAACGCGAGCTTCGCGCAATGCGGAAGCCAGTGGGTGAAGCGCGAGGACGACAAGCTGAACGCCACCTGGAAGACCGTGTTTGCGGAGACGAGCGGCCAGACCAGAACCGACATGCTCGCCGAGCAGCGCCTCTGGAATGCCTACAAGGAAAGCGCCTGCGCCTTCTATGCAAACGGTGACTGGGGCCGCGAGGGACAGGTGCTGGATTTCCTCGCCTGCCGCGCCGGCGTGATCGCCGCGCGGACGAAGAACCTCGATGACTACGGCGCGTTCTTCAAGGGCGACAATTAG
- a CDS encoding PhzF family phenazine biosynthesis protein has protein sequence MPRRYAIYDVFTEKRLEGNPLAVIFDGEGLSDRAMQAIAQEFNLSETVFVQRPGSAAHSARLRIFTPVFELPFAGHPTVGAAVAIAEALYGDSGKALDLMQVLEEKVGPVRSAVRLKPGEATFAEFDLPRKPSRLEARFDKQAIADALSLKTTQIGFENHVISFWSAGVPFVMVPLHDVGAAAAVEFDPQRWEQLAPLAEGRLAAAYLYCRGGINHMARFHARMFSSEMGLAEDPATGAAAAALSGAINLFDELVDGHHPILIEQGVEMGRPSFIHLHLDIAGSKIATARIGGHAVKIAEGELAV, from the coding sequence ATGCCACGACGCTACGCGATCTACGACGTCTTCACCGAGAAGCGTCTGGAGGGGAATCCTCTCGCGGTGATTTTCGACGGCGAGGGCTTAAGCGACAGGGCCATGCAGGCGATCGCCCAGGAATTCAACCTGTCCGAGACGGTCTTCGTGCAGCGGCCGGGGAGTGCCGCGCATTCCGCCCGCCTCAGGATCTTCACGCCGGTATTTGAACTGCCGTTCGCCGGGCATCCGACGGTTGGGGCGGCCGTGGCCATTGCCGAGGCGCTCTACGGTGATTCCGGCAAGGCGCTCGATCTGATGCAGGTGCTGGAAGAGAAAGTGGGCCCGGTGCGCTCGGCGGTGCGGCTGAAGCCGGGGGAGGCGACCTTTGCCGAATTCGACCTGCCACGCAAGCCGAGCCGGCTGGAGGCGCGCTTCGACAAGCAGGCGATCGCCGACGCGCTGAGCCTCAAGACGACGCAGATCGGCTTCGAGAACCATGTGATCTCGTTCTGGAGCGCGGGCGTTCCCTTCGTGATGGTGCCGCTGCACGACGTCGGCGCAGCGGCTGCCGTGGAATTCGATCCGCAGCGCTGGGAGCAACTGGCGCCGCTGGCGGAAGGCCGGCTCGCCGCCGCCTATCTCTATTGCCGCGGCGGCATCAACCATATGGCCCGCTTCCACGCCCGCATGTTTTCTTCCGAGATGGGCCTTGCCGAAGACCCCGCGACCGGCGCGGCGGCAGCGGCACTTTCCGGTGCGATCAACCTTTTCGACGAACTGGTCGACGGACATCACCCGATCCTGATCGAGCAAGGGGTGGAGATGGGCCGCCCTTCCTTCATCCACCTGCATCTCGACATCGCCGGCAGCAAGATCGCCACCGCCCGCATAGGCGGCCATGCGGTGAAGATTGCCGAGGGGGAATTGGCCGTCTGA